In Hydrogenispora ethanolica, the genomic window CTGTTGGGACGTCGCCGCCAGGTAAGGATCATCCAGCCCCACGCGCCGCCGCAAACTCAGGGAATGCCCGATGAATTGCGCCTGATGGATGGGAAAGCCCCGTTCTTCCAGCGCGCCGAAGAAAGCCGCCAGATCGACGGGGCCGCCGCCGCAGTTGCCGCCGACGGTGGTGGTTATCCCCTGGAGCGCCGCCAGCTCGGCGCCGCTCTGCACGCCGTCGATGTGGGCGTGGCTATCGATGAAGCCGGGGCAGACGATCCGCCCCGCCGCGCCGATGAGCCGGTCGCCGCGCAATTCATCCGGCGCGATGCGGGCGATCCGGCCGTTCCGGATCCCGATATTGCCCGGGGTGACGGTGGCCCGCTCCGGGTCGACCAGCATTCCGCCGCGAATCACCAGATCATAAACATCCGTTTCCAAACAGCCCACCTCCAGTGGCAAGCAAGGGAAGAACCCATGGGTCCTGAAACGGGGAATACGGCATTTTGCGAAAGCATTGACGGGTTTGGAGCGAAAAGCGTGAACGCTTCACCGCGCTTTTCGCGAACAAAGCCGTTTACGCTTTAATAAAATGCTATAGCAGCCCTTTCATTTCGGGGCGTTTGATTCCATTATATGACGCTTGTCAAGCGGAGTAACGCCGAATATGTCATCGTCCACCCGAAAGCCGGCGGGAGAATGTTCCGGTGGCGCGGTTCCGTCAAGATTGGCGGAAAAACCGGGGATTTTTCAACGAATATCAGAAAATTGCATCATGACCGGTATGGGGACGAAACATGATTTTCAAAATGATGCGATACGCTTTCTATGACATCCAAGCTAAGACCGGTTGACGAGGACTCCTCCGGGCGGCGCGGTTTCTTCATTGTTCAAAAAAATTTCATATTTCCGCGCGCGGATGCTATAATTTGGGTGCGGGCATGCCGGAAACGATCGGGGGTAGCGGTTTTGCTTCACGGTTATAACATCCGCAACAAACTCATCTTCTTTTTCCTGCTGGTGATCCTGATCCCCTCCATTTTGATCACCACAGTGATGTACCTGCGCTCCACGCGGCTGCTGGGCGAGAAAAAGGGCGATTCCATCGTCAACAGTCTGGAACAGACTTGCCGGGTGATCGATACGATTCTGAAGGACGCCGAATATCAGTTGACCTTTTTGACCATTTATCCGGAGAATCTGGGCCAATTAAACCACGTGACGCGGCAGCCGGATTATTTCCAGGATCTGCTGGCCATGAAGATCTGGACCCGGCTCCGCAATTTCCGGATTTCCAACCAGAATATTCTCGCCATCTACATTTACCTCTACCGTCCCCGGCTGATGCTCACCTCCTTCGATAACCGCCGGGTCATTGAAGTCAACCGCCCCGGGGATTACCAATGGCTGAATAGGCCGGTGGATGCCGCCACCGGTCAATCGGAATGGGCGGCGGCAAACGTCATGGGCAGCAATATCAACGACACCGGGGTCTACTCCTTCGTCGTCACTAAGAATATCAAGAGTATCGATATGAAGCAGCCCATCGGCGTGGCTTGTATCGCCCTGGAAGAACACTATTTCCGGCATAATTTGCTGGACAGCATCCGGGAAGGCGCCAGGGGCACGGTGATGCTGCTGGATGGCCGGGGCGCGCTGCTTTCGGCGAGCGGTGACCGCAAGGTTTATTCGCAGGAATTGCGCAGTCAGTCCTATGTCCGGACCCTCTTGAACGGCGCCCGGGAATCGTTCATCGCCGAGGTGAACGGCGAAAAAATGCTGATCGGCTATACGACCTCCCCTTATACCGGCTGGAAATATGTTTCGATGGAGCCCATCCGGGAAGTGGTCCTCAATACGGTGGAGATTCGCAATTTAGCCATATGGGTCAATCTGTTATCCATCAGCCTCGCGGTTTTCCTGGCGTTCCTCTTCTCGCAAAGCATCTACCGGCCGATCCGGGTCTTGAAAGATTCGATGAAGCAGGTGGAGTCGGGGAATCTGACGGTCCAGATCCCCGGCGCGCGGCAGGATGAATTCGGGATGCTCAACCGGGGTTTTAACCGGATGATCAATCAGATTCAGCGCCTCATCGACGAACTCTATCATGAAAAACTCTTGAAGAAGGAAGCGGAGTTAAAAAGCCTGCAGGCGCAGATCAACCCGCATTTTCTCTATAATACGCTCGACTCCATCCATTGGCTGTCGCGTTTTCACAAGCTGGACGAAGTCAGCCAGCTGACCTTCGCGCTGTCCAATTTTTACCGGTTGAGCCTG contains:
- a CDS encoding cache domain-containing sensor histidine kinase; its protein translation is MLHGYNIRNKLIFFFLLVILIPSILITTVMYLRSTRLLGEKKGDSIVNSLEQTCRVIDTILKDAEYQLTFLTIYPENLGQLNHVTRQPDYFQDLLAMKIWTRLRNFRISNQNILAIYIYLYRPRLMLTSFDNRRVIEVNRPGDYQWLNRPVDAATGQSEWAAANVMGSNINDTGVYSFVVTKNIKSIDMKQPIGVACIALEEHYFRHNLLDSIREGARGTVMLLDGRGALLSASGDRKVYSQELRSQSYVRTLLNGARESFIAEVNGEKMLIGYTTSPYTGWKYVSMEPIREVVLNTVEIRNLAIWVNLLSISLAVFLAFLFSQSIYRPIRVLKDSMKQVESGNLTVQIPGARQDEFGMLNRGFNRMINQIQRLIDELYHEKLLKKEAELKSLQAQINPHFLYNTLDSIHWLSRFHKLDEVSQLTFALSNFYRLSLASGRETVTVAETIALIQEYLKIQKIRYGDKIAVEVEADPAMLQYPVLPMIIQPLVENAIGHGIEKKKGPGRIRVALEGCDGGMVFTVQDNGLGIAPEKLRRIQRQLQGCRDENGESFALLNIHRRIRLCYGKPFGLTIDSEPGRGTVVRVFLPRLEHSKPEEAEADV